One stretch of Arachis hypogaea cultivar Tifrunner chromosome 20, arahy.Tifrunner.gnm2.J5K5, whole genome shotgun sequence DNA includes these proteins:
- the LOC112783586 gene encoding pectinesterase 31, with amino-acid sequence MAACLTFTVSQDGSGDFLTVQDAIDAVPLSNTRRTVIRVSPGIYLQPLYVPKTKNFITLAGLTPEDTLLTWNNTASKIDHHQPARVIGTGTFGCGTAIVEGEDFIAENITFENSSPQGSGQAVAIRVTADRCAFYNCRFLGWQDTLYLHYGKQYLKDCYIEGSVDFIFGNSTALLEHCHIHCKSEGFITAQSRKSSQETTGYVFLRCVITGNGEKSYAYLGRPWGPFGRVVFAYTYMDHCIKHVGWDNWGKVENERSACFYEYRCFGPGCSQSRRVTWCRELLDEEAEQFLMHPFIDPDPERPWLAQRMALKVPYTA; translated from the exons ATGGCGGCTTGCTTGACCTTCACGGTGTCGCAAGATGGAAGCGGCGACTTCTTAACGGTGCAGGACGCCATCGACGCCGTCCCTCTCAGCAACACTCGCCGGACCGTCATTCGCGTGTCGCCGGGAATCTATCTTCAGCCGCTTTATGTCCCTAAGACAAAGAATTTCATCACTCTTGCTGGCCTCACTCCCGAGGATACTCTTCTTACCTGGAACAACACTGCTTCCAAAATCGATCACCATCAA CCTGCTAGGGTGATAGGGACAGGGACATTTGGTTGTGGAACTGCAATTGTAGAAGGGGAGGACTTCATTGCTGAgaatattacttttgagaattcTTCCCCTCAG GGTTCAGGGCAAGCAGTGGCAATTAGGGTAACAGCAGATCGATGCGCCTTCTACAATTGCAGGTTCCTTGGATGGCAG GACACACTGTACTTACACTATGGAAAACAATATTTGAAAGATTGCTATATTGAAGGTAGTGTCGACTTTATCTTTGGCAATAGCACTGCTCTCTTGGAACACTGTCATATTCACTGCAAGTCTGAAGGGTTCATTACTGCACAGAGCCGAAAGTCTTCACAGGAAACAACTGGCTATGTATTCTTGAG ATGTGTTATCACAGGTAATGGAGAAAAATCGTATGCATATCTTGGACGGCCGTGGGGCCCTTTTGGAAGGGTGGTCTTTGCATACACTTACATGGATCATTGTATAAAGCATGTTGGTTGGGATAACTGGGGAAAAGTTGAGAACGAGAGAAGTGCTTGCTTTTATGAATACAG GTGTTTTGGACCTGGTTGCAGTCAATCGAGACGAGTAACATGGTGTAGAGAATTGTTGGATGAAGAAGCAGAGCAGTTCCTCATGCATCCTTTCATAGACCCGGATCCCGAAAGGCCTTGGCTTGCTCAAAGAATGGCCTTGAAGGTTCCATATACAGCATAG